The following DNA comes from Terriglobia bacterium.
TGGCCGCGGCGCTGGCCACCGGCGAGTTGTGGTTCAAGATCCCGGCCTCGATGAAGATCGTGGTCGAGGGAGAGATTCCTCCCGGTGTTTTCTCCAAGGACATCATCCTCGAAGTGATTCGGCAGATTGGTGTCGATGGGGCGCGCTACATGGCGATGGAGTGGGTGGGTTCCACCATCGATGCCCTCTCCATGGAATCCCGCATGACGTTGACCAATATGGCGGTCGAAGCCGGGGCAAAGTCCGGAGTGATCGCCCCTGATACGGTGACCTTCGAGTACCTCCGGCAAAAACCGCATTCCAAAGACAAGACCTTCGAGCCGGTCTATTCCGACGCCGACGCCGTGTACGCACAGACGGTCGAAATTCAGGTCGACCGGATGGAACCGATGGTGGCCCTCCCCCATCTCCCCTCGAATGGGGTAGGCGTGAGCCGGGTGGCCCAGGACAGCATCGCCCTGGACCAGGCTTATATTGGCTCCTGCACCAACGCGCGCATCGAGGACCTGCGTATCGCCGCCCAGGTGTTGAAGGGACGCCACGTCGCGCGCAGCTGCCGCACCATGGTCGTCCCGGCAACCACTTCCATCTACAACCAGGCACTGCGGGAGGGGTTGTTCGAAATTTTTACGGATGCGGGGTGTGCCATCTCAACCCCGACCTGTGGCGCCTGCCTCGGGGGTTACATGGGAGTCCTGGCCGAAGGTGAACGCTGCATTTCCACTACCAACCGGAACTTCGTGGGGCGCATGGGTCATCCCAAGAGCGAGGTGTTTCTTGCCTCGCCGGCCACCGTGGCGGCTTCAGCTATCGAAGGAAAGATTGCTGATCCGAGGAAGTATCTGTGAAGAAGCGGTCAGCTATCAGCGGTCAGCTATCAGCGGTCAGCTATCAGCTGTGAGCCATCAGCCAACAGCTTTTCGCCGCGACCCGTCGCTCCCCCACAGAGATGGGCAGCGATAATGACATATGTAGAGACCCAGGGTTCAGTGTGAGATCACTTGTCTGTAACTGACAGCTGACAGCTGATACCTGACAGCTTCTCTCAAAGACTAGAAAGGTAGCGAACCGCCGCCATGACCGGACGCGCCCATGTTTATGCACGGCCACACATCAATACCGATGAGATCATCCCGGCAAGATACCTGAATGTGCATGAAGAGTCTGAGCTCGCAAAGCATGCCATGGAGGACATCGACGCCGATTTTGTCAAGCGGGTCAAGCCGGGGGATTTTCTGGTGGTGGCGGAGGACTTCGGATGCGGTTCCTCCCGGGAACATGCCGTGTGGGCGTTGCGGGGCGCTCAGGTTGCCGGGGTCATTGCGACAAGCTTCGCACGAATCTTCTATCGCAACGCGATTAACAACGGATTTCTGGCGATTGAATGTGAAGGATTCTGCAGGGAGACCTCCATGGGGGACGATCTGGAGGTCAACATCGGGACGGGGACCATCACGAACTTGAGTAAACGCAAGGTGTACTTCTTCACCCCCATCCCCGAATTTGCGTGTGAAATGATGCAAGCGGGAGGCCTTCTGGAGTTTGTCCGGCGGAAGATAGAGCGCGATAAGAAGAAATCTCCCAGTGGCTGACCGATCCCGGCGGATTCTTTGCGTCACGCAGCGGAGGCGGGCCGCGGACCCCGGAGGGTGAGAATCCCATGGAGCCGAATCGAAGCAATCCGGCAAAAAAGTCGCCTGCTATTCACACAGGATGGCTATTTTAGAATTGCTCCCGGGAAATCGGATTGTTAGAGGCGCTTGATTTTCTCAGGCTGGATCCAATTTTTATGTTATGTATAGCGGCGGCCGCAAGGCCGCCGTTTTTCTATCCGAGGTCATATGAAGCTTAAGCTCACTATTCTTCCGGGCGATGGGATCGGCCGGGAAGTGACCGCAGAAGCGACGAAGGTTGTCCAGGCAATCAGTCGGAAGTTCGGCCACTCGATCGAGACGCAGTCTGCCCTCATCGGCGGTGCGGCCCTCGACGCGGTGGGGGTACCGCTGCCGGACGAGACCGTTACAGCCTGCGGGAAGTCTGATGCCGTCTTGTTAGGGGCGATTGGCGGACCCCGATGGGACAGCAATCCTCCTGCATTGAAACCTGAAAGCGGTTTGCTGGGGATCCGAAAGGCACTAGGCAATTTTGCCAACTTGCGGCCGGCCCGCATTTTTCGAGCACTCCAGGACGCCTCCACGTTGAAGCCCGAAGTGGTCGGGGGAGTCGACCTGCTCATCGTGCGGGAGCTGACCGGCGGCATCTATTTCGGGAAGCCACGCGGGTTTGCAGACATCGACCCATCGGAGGGTGACCTCAACGCCCCGTCCCACAAGGTGACCGAGGTTAAAGACGCCGTCGTGGGTTTCAACACCGAGATCTACTCGGTCGGAGAAATTGAGAGAATTGTTCGGATGGCGGTCGAACTGGCCCGGTCGCGGCGCCGCCGGATTTGTTCCGTCGACAAGGCCAACGTCATGGAGAGCTCTCAACTGTGGCGCCACGTTGCCGCCCGGCTGGCGGCAACGTGCCCGGATGTCCAGTTCAGCTTCATGTATGTGGACAATTGTGCCATGCAATTGGTGGCCAACCCCGCTCAGTTTGATGTCATCGTGACGAGCAACCTGTTCGGCGATATCCTCAGTGATGAGGCCGCCATGTTGACGGGATCGATCGGCATGTTGCCCTCCGCCTGCGTCGGGGGGACAGTATCCCTGTATGAGCCGGTGCATGGATCGGCTCCTGACATCGCCGGCCAAAACCTGGCCAACCCCCTGGCGGCGATCCTTTCCGTCGCGATGATGTTCCAATACACCTTTCATCGCTCCGAAGAGGCCCGCACCATCGAACAGGCCGTGGAATCGGTGCTCGACAAGGGATATCGAACGCGCGACCTCTCAAGTTCACCCGTCACAGGCATTACCCGGCTTTCCTGCAGCGAGATGGGTGACCGAGTGGTAAGCGCGATCTTGCAGAGTTAGCGCCCCGTTCCGCGCGAACGCATGCAAAGAACGCATGCCTGCGGCACCCCATGCACCCCACGCCGAGTGCCCCGGCAGGAGTTTCCAATGGCTACAGCATCCTCCCCGGAGGTCGCTCCAGGCGGAGGGCGGAGTCCCGGCCGATTCAGCAGCGCAGCGAGGCCTCTTACTTGGGGGGAAACTCCTTTTCGCTCAACCAGCTCATGTAGACCTTCTGCTGCTCTCCCCCGGCTTCCTTTCCTGCTTTAATCGAATAGGTGATCTTTTCTTCCTGGCCGACTTGAACCGGGATGGTGAGGAGCCGGTCTCCTCGAAAGAGAGTGAATTTGATCGTATCACCAATCTTCATCTCCTTAATTCGGTCATTGAAAAGGGCAGGATCGATCTTCTCGTCATTCCAGGCCAGAAGAACATCGTTGATATCCAGACCCGCATCCCAGGCGGGGGTCCCGGTGCGAATGGTCGAGACAAGAAGCTGATTCTCATCGGTGCGCGAGGTGAGCCCGAGGTAAGGGGTGGGCTTGTCCTTCTTTTCCTCCAGCGCGAGGCCGGCGTAGTGGAGAAAACGGTTCCAGGGAATCTCCTCGACCCCCCGCACGTATTGGTCAAAAAATGCATTGAAGTTTGGATCTGACGCCCCGCCTTCTCGGGCGATCAGTTCCACAGCCTCCTGAAATCCTCGCGTGTCCTCAAAGCCGGGTTGAGGGAGCCCGTAGGTCTTCAACAGATACCGAAACACATCATCCAACGTCCGCCGGTTTCCGGTACGCGCCCTCAGCTCGAGGTCCAGCACCATGCCCAGCAATTCCCCTTTGTTGTAATAATCGATCGTGTTATTGGCCGAATTATCGCTGCGAGTCCAGGTCTGCCAACTCGACATTTCGGCGCTCATCAGATGACGGCCGGGGTTACTTTGAAGCGTGGAAATCTGGGTGGCAAGGTATTCAAAATAGTCCTTCTGCGACCACAGCCCCGAGCGCTTCAACAGCAGCCCCCCATAATAACTGGTCATTCCTTCGGAGACATAAAGGTTACGTGTATTCTGTTCCTTTGAATAGTCAAAGGGGCCAAGCACTTGGGGCCGAATCCGTTTCACATTCCAGAGGTGAAAGAACTCGTGTTCGCAGACAAACAGGAACCTTCGGTATTCAACGGGATTTGTGAAAAGATATTTTCCGGCGCTGATGGAAGTGGAGTTCAGATGCTCCAGTCCCCCGCTTCCCCGGGCGCCGGGGCGCAGGTGAAAGAAGAAAGTGTAATCGGAGTAGGGCGCCGCTC
Coding sequences within:
- a CDS encoding 3-isopropylmalate dehydratase large subunit, coding for MPQTITEKILAKHSGRDEVAPGELINGRIDLVMCHEVTTPPAITMMKSIGVEKVFDPSKIVVTPDHFVPNKDIQSALLAKILRQWVEQQGIEHYYEIGRHGICHALLPEMGHILPGTTVIGADSHSCTYGAFGCFSTGIGSTDLAAALATGELWFKIPASMKIVVEGEIPPGVFSKDIILEVIRQIGVDGARYMAMEWVGSTIDALSMESRMTLTNMAVEAGAKSGVIAPDTVTFEYLRQKPHSKDKTFEPVYSDADAVYAQTVEIQVDRMEPMVALPHLPSNGVGVSRVAQDSIALDQAYIGSCTNARIEDLRIAAQVLKGRHVARSCRTMVVPATTSIYNQALREGLFEIFTDAGCAISTPTCGACLGGYMGVLAEGERCISTTNRNFVGRMGHPKSEVFLASPATVAASAIEGKIADPRKYL
- a CDS encoding 3-isopropylmalate dehydratase small subunit codes for the protein MTGRAHVYARPHINTDEIIPARYLNVHEESELAKHAMEDIDADFVKRVKPGDFLVVAEDFGCGSSREHAVWALRGAQVAGVIATSFARIFYRNAINNGFLAIECEGFCRETSMGDDLEVNIGTGTITNLSKRKVYFFTPIPEFACEMMQAGGLLEFVRRKIERDKKKSPSG
- the leuB gene encoding 3-isopropylmalate dehydrogenase, giving the protein MKLKLTILPGDGIGREVTAEATKVVQAISRKFGHSIETQSALIGGAALDAVGVPLPDETVTACGKSDAVLLGAIGGPRWDSNPPALKPESGLLGIRKALGNFANLRPARIFRALQDASTLKPEVVGGVDLLIVRELTGGIYFGKPRGFADIDPSEGDLNAPSHKVTEVKDAVVGFNTEIYSVGEIERIVRMAVELARSRRRRICSVDKANVMESSQLWRHVAARLAATCPDVQFSFMYVDNCAMQLVANPAQFDVIVTSNLFGDILSDEAAMLTGSIGMLPSACVGGTVSLYEPVHGSAPDIAGQNLANPLAAILSVAMMFQYTFHRSEEARTIEQAVESVLDKGYRTRDLSSSPVTGITRLSCSEMGDRVVSAILQS
- a CDS encoding PDZ domain-containing protein — translated: MRNHRWVGLMAFVLLAMVWLTTSVAGAPSVSYVLSMPKPSSHLYEVTVHIEEIEAPFIDVAMPAWSPGAYIVGNYAKNVQEFSVSDSADSPVRFEKLDKQTWRIYRQKGRSVDVHYKYYAGPSSSPFGGMGFSMAQLNSFHASFSGTSLFMYVVGKSPYPVEGPVKLTVEPPAGWRIYTALQKTPQTNVFAAESYDTFVDAPTEISPEARQYDFEYQHVPYHTVVHGNGNYDPAKLVEDLKRVVATAVDLFGAAPYSDYTFFFHLRPGARGSGGLEHLNSTSISAGKYLFTNPVEYRRFLFVCEHEFFHLWNVKRIRPQVLGPFDYSKEQNTRNLYVSEGMTSYYGGLLLKRSGLWSQKDYFEYLATQISTLQSNPGRHLMSAEMSSWQTWTRSDNSANNTIDYYNKGELLGMVLDLELRARTGNRRTLDDVFRYLLKTYGLPQPGFEDTRGFQEAVELIAREGGASDPNFNAFFDQYVRGVEEIPWNRFLHYAGLALEEKKDKPTPYLGLTSRTDENQLLVSTIRTGTPAWDAGLDINDVLLAWNDEKIDPALFNDRIKEMKIGDTIKFTLFRGDRLLTIPVQVGQEEKITYSIKAGKEAGGEQQKVYMSWLSEKEFPPK